A genome region from Ammoniphilus oxalaticus includes the following:
- the rplB gene encoding 50S ribosomal protein L2, with the protein MAVKKYKPTSPGRRQMSVSAFTEITTDQPEKSLLAPLTKKAGRNNQGKMTVRHHGGGHKRQYRIIDFKRTKDGIPGRVATIEYDPNRTANIALIHYADGEKRYIIAPAGLKVGDVIESGVNADIKVGNALPLANIPVGTTIHNIEMKAGKGGQMVRSAGASAQLLGRDGDYALIRLTSGEIRQIRQECRATIGSVGNGDHELITVGKAGRSRWLGKRPAERGSSMNPVDHPHGGGEGRAPIGRKSPMSPWGKPTLGVKTRNKKKESSKYIVRSRKKK; encoded by the coding sequence ATGGCGGTAAAAAAGTATAAACCGACCTCACCAGGCCGTCGTCAAATGAGCGTATCCGCGTTTACGGAGATTACAACCGATCAACCGGAAAAGTCTCTTCTAGCGCCATTGACTAAAAAGGCGGGTCGAAACAACCAGGGTAAGATGACAGTTCGCCATCATGGCGGTGGACACAAGCGTCAATACCGTATTATCGATTTTAAGCGGACAAAAGATGGCATTCCAGGCCGAGTTGCCACGATTGAATACGATCCAAATCGTACCGCAAACATTGCTTTAATCCATTATGCAGATGGAGAAAAGCGTTATATTATTGCTCCAGCAGGTCTAAAAGTTGGGGATGTGATTGAATCAGGCGTCAATGCTGATATCAAAGTGGGTAACGCGCTTCCTTTAGCGAACATACCAGTTGGTACTACGATTCATAACATTGAAATGAAAGCTGGAAAAGGCGGACAAATGGTTCGTTCAGCAGGAGCTTCTGCTCAATTACTTGGACGTGATGGAGACTATGCATTGATTCGTTTGACGTCTGGTGAAATTCGTCAAATTCGTCAAGAGTGTAGAGCGACGATTGGCTCCGTTGGAAACGGCGATCATGAATTGATTACTGTTGGTAAAGCGGGTCGTTCACGCTGGTTAGGCAAGAGACCTGCAGAGCGCGGTTCTTCTATGAACCCAGTTGATCACCCGCATGGTGGTGGTGAAGGACGCGCTCCAATCGGACGGAAATCTCCGATGTCACCTTGGGGTAAGCCTACGCTTGGTGTTAAAACACGTAACAAGAAGAAGGAATCATCTAAATATATTGTTCGAAGCCGTAAGAAAAAATAA
- the rplW gene encoding 50S ribosomal protein L23, with amino-acid sequence MKDLRDVILRPIITERSTEMMEENKYVFEVAPKTNKAEIKQAVESIFDVKVASVNTLNVKGKPKRMGRYMGKRKDWKKAIVKLTSDSKPLEFFEGV; translated from the coding sequence ATGAAAGACCTTCGTGATGTTATCCTGCGCCCAATTATTACTGAACGAAGCACAGAGATGATGGAAGAAAATAAATACGTTTTTGAAGTAGCGCCAAAGACAAACAAAGCAGAGATAAAGCAAGCAGTAGAATCTATTTTTGATGTGAAGGTTGCTTCTGTGAATACGCTGAACGTGAAAGGTAAGCCGAAGCGTATGGGGCGTTATATGGGTAAGCGGAAGGATTGGAAGAAAGCGATCGTGAAGCTGACATCCGACAGCAAACCGTTAGAGTTTTTTGAAGGCGTATAG
- the rplD gene encoding 50S ribosomal protein L4 encodes MPKVALYNQSGAQVGEIELAEAIFGIEPNQNVLHDAIVMQQASLRQGTHDTKVRSEVRGGGRKPWRQKGTGRARHGSIRSPQWVGGGVVFGPTPRSYAYKLPKKVRRLALKSALSSKVQSNELLVLEGLQFDEPKTKEMVQVLKGLNLNQKTLVVTDSYEENVVKSARNIPGVKFVTAEGINVLDLIKHDKLVITKDAVAKVEEVLG; translated from the coding sequence ATGCCAAAAGTAGCTCTATATAATCAAAGCGGAGCGCAAGTGGGCGAAATCGAGTTGGCGGAAGCTATCTTCGGTATTGAGCCTAACCAAAACGTGCTTCATGACGCGATTGTGATGCAACAAGCGTCATTGCGTCAAGGTACACATGATACGAAAGTGCGATCTGAAGTTCGCGGAGGCGGTCGTAAGCCTTGGAGACAAAAAGGAACAGGACGCGCTCGTCACGGAAGTATTCGATCCCCTCAATGGGTTGGCGGAGGTGTTGTTTTTGGACCTACTCCACGCAGTTACGCGTACAAGCTTCCAAAGAAAGTTCGTCGTTTAGCGTTAAAGTCTGCCTTATCTTCAAAAGTACAAAGTAATGAATTGCTTGTTCTTGAGGGTTTGCAGTTCGACGAGCCAAAAACTAAAGAAATGGTTCAAGTCCTAAAAGGATTGAACCTAAATCAAAAAACACTTGTCGTAACAGATAGTTATGAAGAAAATGTAGTGAAGTCCGCGCGAAACATTCCAGGTGTGAAGTTTGTTACAGCCGAGGGAATTAACGTGTTAGACCTAATCAAGCATGATAAACTAGTTATCACGAAAGACGCGGTAGCTAAAGTAGAGGAGGTGCTTGGATAA
- the rplC gene encoding 50S ribosomal protein L3: MSKGILGRKLGMTQIFTPEGEAVPVTVVEARPNVVLQKKTSEVDGYVSVQLGFEDKKENRANKPEEGHAKKADTTPKRYVREIRGVEEAEVGQEIKVDIFAEGDKVDVTATSKGKGFAGSIKRHGFARGPMSHGSRYHRGSGGLGAGITAARVFKGRKLPGRMGTNRVTVQNLEVVKVDADRNLLLVKGSIPGPNNSYVIVKSTIKSGK; the protein is encoded by the coding sequence GTGTCTAAAGGAATCTTAGGTAGAAAACTTGGAATGACGCAAATCTTCACACCAGAAGGCGAGGCGGTTCCAGTTACAGTTGTTGAAGCACGTCCGAACGTAGTTCTTCAGAAGAAAACAAGCGAAGTTGATGGCTACGTATCTGTACAGTTAGGATTTGAAGATAAAAAAGAAAACCGCGCGAATAAACCTGAAGAAGGTCATGCGAAAAAGGCCGATACAACTCCGAAACGCTACGTGCGTGAAATTAGAGGCGTCGAAGAAGCGGAAGTTGGACAAGAGATCAAGGTTGATATCTTTGCCGAAGGGGATAAGGTTGATGTAACCGCTACTTCAAAAGGTAAAGGATTCGCAGGTTCAATTAAACGACATGGTTTCGCTCGCGGACCAATGTCCCACGGTTCTCGCTATCATCGCGGTTCAGGAGGTTTAGGAGCAGGGATTACTGCTGCTCGCGTATTTAAAGGCAGAAAACTTCCAGGACGTATGGGGACCAATCGAGTAACGGTGCAAAATTTAGAAGTTGTAAAAGTAGACGCGGATCGTAACCTGTTGTTAGTCAAAGGATCCATTCCAGGACCTAACAACAGTTATGTGATCGTAAAATCTACAATTAAAAGCGGTAAGTAA
- the rpsJ gene encoding 30S ribosomal protein S10, which produces MAKQKIRIRLKAYDHRVLDQSAVKIVDTAKRSGAEVSGPIPLPTEKQIYTILRAVHKYKDSREQFEMRTHKRLIDIVNPTPQTVDSLMRLDLPSGVDIEIKL; this is translated from the coding sequence ATGGCAAAGCAAAAGATTCGTATTCGTTTAAAGGCTTATGATCACAGAGTGCTTGATCAATCTGCAGTGAAGATTGTTGATACAGCAAAACGTTCCGGGGCAGAGGTGTCTGGACCGATTCCACTACCTACTGAAAAGCAGATCTACACGATCCTACGGGCGGTTCATAAGTACAAAGATTCTCGTGAGCAGTTCGAGATGCGCACACACAAACGTTTAATCGATATTGTTAACCCAACTCCACAAACTGTGGACTCGTTAATGAGATTGGATCTACCATCTGGCGTAGATATTGAAATTAAACTTTAG
- the selB gene encoding selenocysteine-specific translation elongation factor codes for MDTHYTIGIAGHIDHGKTSLTKKLTNIDTDRLKEERERGVSIELGFAPLQLPSGKQVGVVDVPGHERFIRQMIAGAAGIDLVILVIAADEGIMPQTREHFDIIRFLGIEKGIIALTKTDLVDEEWIEMVKDEAREWVEDSFLEDAPIVPVSSQTGTGIEQLLETIETELHSIPERETSEPFRMPIDRVFTKKGAGAVVTGTIYEGEITEGDTVEVFPIGEKVKIRQLNVHHHSVEKAYAGQRTALNLSGIDFKDMERGYALTAPEYFRKTDRIDIHFHMLPHLDFKVKQRMRVRLHIATTEIMGKIIFYDRNELEPGEEALCQLQLEGEIIAKAGDPFILRRLSPTATLGGGKVLSPYGQRRKFGEKSVALLELLNHGDEWEMLQYVLAEDGFSTIEEIDFQLALGQAYLQQLVERYEQEQRVKQFGSYVVLADSVQEWVDRIKTTLMKYHHQHPMRTGMKKSELRSRYFPDLADRLWREFVVNLREEAVVDESDEAISLKKHQPKIPTSIQPTIEKLENTLKKEELTVSSWDDLAKSAGLKQQDIPELKAYLIEQKGYVAMGSDFLVDASVYESAVTRLKEGLPADNPFTPAQVREIISVSRKYLIPFLESLDQRGLTKRVDNERVWIKRAEKVVE; via the coding sequence ATGGATACGCATTATACGATCGGGATCGCTGGGCACATTGATCATGGAAAGACGTCTTTGACAAAAAAATTAACTAATATAGATACGGATCGATTAAAAGAAGAAAGGGAACGCGGTGTTTCGATTGAACTTGGCTTCGCTCCGTTACAGCTGCCATCTGGTAAACAGGTCGGAGTTGTTGATGTGCCAGGTCACGAACGATTCATTAGGCAAATGATCGCGGGGGCGGCGGGGATCGATCTGGTTATTTTGGTCATTGCCGCTGACGAAGGGATCATGCCTCAGACGCGAGAGCATTTTGATATTATCCGCTTCCTCGGGATTGAAAAAGGGATCATCGCTCTAACGAAGACGGATTTGGTCGATGAAGAATGGATCGAGATGGTAAAGGATGAAGCGCGGGAATGGGTGGAAGACAGCTTTTTGGAAGACGCTCCGATTGTCCCTGTCAGTTCGCAAACAGGAACTGGGATTGAACAATTATTAGAAACGATTGAAACAGAACTCCACTCCATTCCTGAACGGGAAACGTCAGAGCCGTTTCGGATGCCAATTGATCGGGTATTCACTAAAAAAGGAGCCGGCGCTGTCGTAACGGGTACAATATATGAAGGAGAAATTACAGAAGGCGACACAGTAGAGGTGTTTCCGATTGGCGAAAAAGTAAAAATTCGTCAACTGAATGTCCACCACCACTCCGTTGAAAAAGCTTATGCTGGTCAGCGGACAGCTTTAAATTTGAGTGGAATCGACTTTAAGGATATGGAACGGGGTTACGCGTTAACCGCTCCTGAATATTTTCGAAAGACCGATCGGATCGATATTCACTTCCACATGCTGCCGCATCTTGACTTTAAAGTAAAGCAGCGCATGAGGGTTCGGCTACATATCGCGACAACTGAAATCATGGGCAAGATTATTTTTTATGATCGAAATGAACTGGAACCAGGGGAAGAAGCGCTTTGCCAGTTGCAGCTAGAAGGAGAAATTATCGCAAAGGCGGGAGATCCATTTATTCTTCGTCGTCTCTCACCAACGGCTACGCTTGGCGGCGGAAAAGTGTTGTCACCCTACGGGCAAAGACGAAAGTTTGGGGAAAAGTCGGTCGCGTTGCTTGAGTTACTCAACCATGGCGATGAATGGGAGATGTTGCAGTACGTATTGGCTGAGGATGGCTTCTCTACTATAGAAGAGATAGATTTCCAACTTGCCTTAGGACAGGCCTATTTGCAACAGTTGGTTGAGCGATATGAGCAGGAACAACGCGTGAAGCAGTTTGGGTCCTATGTTGTCCTAGCAGACTCCGTTCAAGAGTGGGTGGATCGAATAAAGACGACTTTAATGAAATATCATCATCAGCATCCGATGCGGACCGGCATGAAAAAATCAGAACTACGTAGTCGGTACTTTCCAGACTTGGCTGATCGATTGTGGAGGGAATTTGTTGTTAACCTTAGGGAGGAGGCAGTAGTTGACGAATCGGATGAGGCGATCAGTCTCAAAAAACATCAGCCGAAAATTCCAACATCCATTCAACCGACGATTGAAAAATTAGAGAATACATTGAAGAAGGAGGAGTTAACGGTTTCTTCATGGGATGATTTAGCAAAAAGCGCGGGATTGAAGCAACAAGATATACCTGAGTTAAAAGCTTACCTTATAGAGCAGAAAGGTTATGTGGCGATGGGTTCTGATTTTCTCGTTGACGCGTCTGTTTACGAATCAGCTGTTACGCGTTTAAAAGAGGGTCTACCTGCCGATAACCCTTTTACTCCGGCGCAAGTAAGAGAAATTATATCTGTTTCCCGTAAATATCTAATCCCCTTTCTAGAATCGCTTGACCAGCGTGGATTGACCAAAAGAGTGGACAATGAACGGGTATGGATCAAACGGGCTGAAAAAGTAGTCGAATAG
- a CDS encoding MspI family type II restriction endonuclease, whose translation MTDQFSRNFRGSKHQQLIQSLLDKLKQRGYIIHYSFFPKQQRFGYTDKNPQFYFPFLITFEDGEQWVIQSTTTYPRERMNGYQWNAFHIKQIDPNIKKAYVIYPDAAREDQVKSCIRYHQDIENKAIISALDGVISFADLYFLVEEKAFERFGVGARKDRQGKAFEKLLVDILEHPANLEIWNGEGDKDLGFNYPWFKKIISIYGAKAKEKLSFIEATDEIPDLPPKAGQRRGGKPKTDILVRLIFDSAPAETFTISSKRTSSDWVAIHQYSADTYIDVLGIAEDELKSALLELERVGAPTMIAPIYQQYITEQLPNYYERLAKWAYAGIGGEGDPATQMAEYFTIYKNETKELEISHLDDYIARILTEVEGQLGSPFRFTYTGTRGTNIQLRGKIL comes from the coding sequence ATGACCGATCAGTTTTCAAGAAACTTCCGTGGGTCGAAACACCAACAATTAATTCAGTCTCTACTTGATAAGCTCAAGCAACGGGGCTACATCATTCACTATTCTTTCTTTCCAAAGCAACAACGATTTGGCTACACCGATAAGAACCCTCAGTTTTATTTCCCTTTTTTAATTACATTTGAAGATGGGGAGCAGTGGGTGATTCAATCGACAACAACGTATCCGCGCGAGAGAATGAATGGGTATCAGTGGAATGCGTTTCATATTAAACAGATCGATCCCAACATTAAAAAGGCATATGTAATCTATCCTGATGCAGCGAGAGAAGACCAGGTGAAAAGTTGTATTCGCTATCACCAAGATATCGAAAATAAGGCGATTATCTCGGCTTTAGACGGAGTGATTAGCTTTGCGGACCTTTATTTTTTAGTTGAGGAAAAAGCATTTGAACGCTTTGGTGTGGGAGCGCGCAAAGATAGACAGGGAAAAGCGTTTGAAAAGCTGCTAGTTGATATCTTGGAGCATCCCGCTAACCTTGAAATTTGGAACGGAGAGGGGGATAAGGATCTTGGATTCAATTACCCGTGGTTTAAAAAGATCATCTCGATCTATGGCGCTAAAGCGAAAGAAAAGTTGTCCTTCATTGAAGCAACCGATGAAATTCCTGATCTTCCCCCAAAGGCGGGTCAAAGAAGGGGCGGTAAACCGAAAACTGATATCCTTGTCCGTCTGATTTTTGACAGCGCGCCAGCCGAAACGTTTACGATCAGTTCCAAAAGAACGAGCAGTGATTGGGTGGCGATTCACCAATATTCAGCAGATACATATATTGATGTATTAGGTATCGCGGAAGATGAGTTAAAATCGGCGTTACTTGAACTAGAACGGGTCGGGGCTCCGACGATGATTGCTCCCATCTATCAGCAATATATTACTGAACAGTTGCCTAATTACTATGAACGGCTAGCTAAATGGGCGTACGCTGGAATTGGCGGAGAAGGTGATCCTGCTACTCAAATGGCTGAATATTTTACGATATATAAAAATGAAACGAAGGAATTAGAAATCTCCCACCTCGACGATTACATAGCTAGAATATTGACAGAGGTGGAGGGACAATTGGGCAGTCCGTTCCGATTCACATATACGGGCACGCGTGGGACAAACATTCAATTGAGGGGGAAGATTTTGTAG
- the fabD gene encoding ACP S-malonyltransferase, whose product MSKIAFLFPGQGSQAVGMGKDIAEQNPKAKAIFEKANEALGYDLQKLCFFGPEEELKVTYHTQPALVTTSIALLEAGKGKLPKPDFVAGHSLGEYSALVAAGVLSFEDAVYAVRQRGELMNDAVPVGQGSMAAVLGADTELIRETCEKVQKEGLSAQIANINCPGQIVISGVKEGVERVSILLKENGVKRVLPLAVSGPFHSQLMVPASERLQTVLDPITFSDALVPVVTNIDGEPKSNAKELEKALISQVYSSVQWERSIQFMIGQGVETFIEFGSGTVLTGLMRKIDRTRKTMNIFDAESLQQAIDELTRSSV is encoded by the coding sequence ATGAGTAAAATTGCTTTTCTATTTCCGGGACAAGGCTCCCAAGCGGTTGGAATGGGCAAAGACATTGCCGAACAAAACCCAAAAGCTAAAGCTATATTTGAAAAGGCGAATGAGGCTCTAGGTTATGACCTGCAAAAGCTGTGTTTCTTTGGCCCAGAAGAAGAATTAAAGGTAACTTACCATACACAACCAGCCTTGGTAACGACGAGCATCGCTTTGTTAGAAGCTGGAAAAGGTAAATTACCGAAACCTGATTTTGTTGCTGGGCATAGTTTAGGAGAGTATTCAGCGCTCGTTGCCGCAGGGGTTTTATCGTTTGAAGATGCAGTATATGCGGTGCGGCAGAGAGGCGAATTGATGAACGACGCTGTTCCAGTTGGACAAGGTTCGATGGCAGCAGTCTTAGGAGCTGATACCGAACTCATTCGAGAGACATGTGAGAAGGTTCAAAAAGAGGGACTTTCGGCGCAAATTGCCAATATTAATTGCCCTGGTCAAATTGTTATTTCTGGGGTGAAGGAAGGTGTAGAGCGGGTTTCTATTCTTTTAAAGGAAAATGGTGTGAAGCGGGTTCTTCCACTGGCGGTTAGTGGGCCGTTCCATTCTCAACTTATGGTTCCCGCATCTGAAAGACTACAAACTGTGCTGGACCCGATCACTTTCTCCGATGCCTTAGTTCCAGTTGTTACGAACATTGATGGCGAGCCCAAAAGCAATGCCAAAGAACTAGAAAAAGCGCTTATTTCTCAAGTGTATTCTTCCGTGCAGTGGGAAAGAAGCATCCAATTTATGATTGGACAAGGTGTAGAGACGTTTATTGAGTTTGGTTCCGGGACAGTGTTGACTGGTCTGATGAGGAAAATCGATCGAACGCGTAAAACGATGAATATATTTGATGCAGAATCTTTACAACAAGCAATCGACGAGTTGACCCGATCGAGTGTTTAA
- the sstT gene encoding serine/threonine transporter SstT, whose protein sequence is MGNFVDKWNQISLAKRILIGMIIGIILAATVPEAANWVSIFGGLFVGALKAVAPVLVLFIVIHAISKHRSGHRTNIKSILILYGLSTIIAGFIAVIASFLFPVTLSLATGAGDVTPPSGIIEVLQTLLFNVVDNPIHAILNANYIGILAWAILLGIALRNANETTKTLLANLSDAISQLVKWVINLAPIGIMGLVFESIVTSGFSTLLDYFKLLLVLIGCMLFIALIANPIIVFLFLRKNPYPLVFTCLKESGITAFFTRSSAANIPVNMSLCEKLGLDEDTYSVSIPLGATVNMAGAAVTISVLTLAAVHTLGIQVDLGTALILSILSAVSAAGASGVAGGSLLLIPLACSLFGISNDVAMQVVGVGFIIGVLQDSCETALNSSSDALFTATAEYAKRRKESVKTIALKKTMIK, encoded by the coding sequence GTGGGAAATTTCGTGGATAAATGGAACCAGATTAGTCTGGCCAAACGCATCCTGATCGGAATGATTATCGGTATTATTTTGGCTGCAACTGTTCCGGAGGCCGCTAACTGGGTCTCTATTTTTGGGGGGTTATTTGTCGGCGCCCTAAAAGCCGTTGCCCCTGTATTGGTCTTATTCATCGTCATACATGCCATCTCAAAACATCGCAGCGGTCATCGAACGAATATCAAATCCATCCTTATTCTTTATGGACTAAGCACAATCATAGCTGGGTTTATAGCTGTTATCGCTAGTTTTCTCTTTCCAGTCACTTTGTCATTAGCAACGGGCGCAGGCGATGTAACCCCTCCTAGCGGGATTATAGAAGTACTGCAAACATTACTTTTCAACGTTGTCGACAACCCGATCCACGCTATTTTAAACGCAAACTATATTGGCATCTTAGCTTGGGCCATCTTACTTGGGATCGCGTTAAGAAATGCAAATGAAACGACTAAAACTTTACTCGCAAATTTATCTGACGCCATCTCCCAACTTGTAAAGTGGGTTATTAATTTGGCTCCAATTGGAATCATGGGGCTCGTTTTTGAATCCATTGTAACGAGTGGCTTTTCCACCTTGCTAGACTACTTTAAGTTGTTACTCGTTCTCATTGGGTGCATGTTGTTTATCGCTTTGATTGCGAACCCAATCATTGTCTTTCTATTTCTTCGTAAAAATCCATATCCGCTCGTATTCACATGTTTAAAAGAAAGCGGGATTACAGCCTTTTTCACTCGTAGCTCCGCTGCGAACATTCCTGTTAATATGAGCCTATGCGAAAAGTTAGGTTTAGATGAAGATACGTACTCTGTTTCAATCCCATTGGGCGCGACAGTCAACATGGCTGGAGCGGCCGTTACGATATCCGTTCTTACGTTAGCTGCTGTGCACACACTCGGTATCCAAGTTGATCTTGGCACAGCGCTTATTCTAAGTATTTTATCGGCGGTATCTGCGGCCGGCGCCTCAGGTGTTGCAGGCGGTTCGCTCTTGCTTATCCCCCTAGCCTGCAGTCTATTTGGAATATCGAACGATGTTGCGATGCAAGTCGTTGGAGTAGGATTTATTATCGGGGTATTGCAAGACTCTTGTGAAACGGCGCTCAATTCATCCTCCGACGCGCTGTTCACAGCAACCGCTGAATATGCTAAACGACGTAAAGAAAGCGTAAAGACGATTGCGCTGAAGAAAACGATGATTAAATAA
- a CDS encoding gamma-glutamylcyclotransferase, producing MSKKHYVFVYGTLRTGEPNHHLLHHAQRIVEQCWTQGTLLDVGPFPALIPNRRGRIYGELYLINEQQLQTLDQLEGFHGQGKQNHFERIRQTIHGDRSSLEAWVYVYPNSNKDSYPIIQHGDWKCHRQLATKSEWLYFAYGSCMDDERIRAAGKEHLFQDVVGRGIARGYSFRYTRLSRDGKGRADMVEGSGWVEGKVYRIKLEALRYLYHREGVKAEAYRPAFITARINGEKTTGVLTFLVVDKKRDIEPPIEYVREIVRGGKGFISDRYFQTLKEYHRSVFNMDIESLYDEKDDQ from the coding sequence ATGAGTAAGAAGCATTATGTATTTGTGTATGGAACATTACGAACTGGCGAACCCAATCATCATCTGTTGCATCATGCTCAAAGAATAGTAGAGCAGTGTTGGACACAGGGAACGTTATTGGATGTAGGTCCATTTCCCGCGTTAATCCCAAACCGTCGTGGACGAATTTATGGAGAACTTTATTTGATTAACGAGCAACAACTACAAACGCTTGATCAATTAGAAGGATTTCATGGTCAGGGAAAACAAAATCACTTTGAACGGATTCGTCAGACGATCCATGGCGACCGAAGTTCCTTAGAAGCGTGGGTATATGTTTATCCCAATTCAAACAAAGACTCTTATCCAATTATTCAACATGGGGACTGGAAATGCCATCGACAGTTAGCGACGAAATCAGAGTGGCTGTATTTTGCATACGGCTCATGTATGGATGATGAACGAATTCGAGCGGCTGGCAAAGAACATTTGTTTCAAGATGTAGTTGGACGCGGTATAGCCCGCGGATACTCATTTCGCTACACTCGTCTTTCCCGTGATGGAAAAGGTCGCGCCGACATGGTAGAGGGCTCTGGTTGGGTTGAGGGGAAAGTCTATCGTATAAAGTTAGAGGCTTTACGCTACCTGTATCATCGTGAGGGGGTTAAGGCTGAAGCTTATCGTCCCGCATTTATAACAGCCCGAATAAATGGGGAAAAAACGACGGGGGTCCTTACCTTTTTGGTTGTTGATAAAAAAAGGGATATTGAGCCTCCCATTGAATATGTGCGTGAAATCGTGCGCGGAGGAAAAGGTTTTATTAGTGATCGTTATTTTCAAACTCTGAAAGAATATCATCGTTCTGTTTTTAACATGGACATTGAATCACTTTATGATGAAAAAGATGATCAATAA